The Euphorbia lathyris chromosome 2, ddEupLath1.1, whole genome shotgun sequence genome includes a window with the following:
- the LOC136219741 gene encoding probable serine/threonine-protein kinase WNK9 isoform X1: protein MDDPASPELDSSEFVEIDPSGRYGRYNEILGKGASKIVYKAFDEYEGIEVAWNQVKLYDFLQSPDDLERLYCEIHLLKTLKHENIMKFYTSWVDTVNRNINFVTEMFTSGTLRQYRLKHKRVNIRAVKNWCRQILRGLFYLHSHNPPVIHRDLKCDNIFVNGNTGEVKIGDLGLAAILKKSYAARCVGTPEFMAPEVYEEEYNELVDIYSFGMCLLEMVTLEYPYSECNHPAQIYKKVVSGKKPESLYKVEDPEVREFVEKCLASVSSRLSARELLEDPFLQIHDYGSDFRSLEYQDDLNQLNPPLVRQPYYGIDHNNSNSTNGYSHYPGYDPENELEYHQLEFQPSEFDLFSCQEDDHPENVDITIKGRRREDDNIFLRLRIADEEGRVRNIYFPFDIENDTALSVAAEMVSELDITDQDVLKIADMIDTEIATLVPEWKREQGKEEDPHDMNSTSCHKCASLTNRLDQVSSNSPSAKNLQVLQCSKHGYANTHGRFEQITYQVEGQEECSTAECPPISSSDQTNGKCYTDIWAQRESPEISSEEPKEIHCDEGQDALQKSVSEKEERIINMDSLCESDTRNHVSSRSAGCAHWDDYENEIRQELRWLKAKYQMQLRELRDQQMRVKLHSSSLDPDSFDTDQNKDKGVPLLSMFTKAKRDKFKPSLQSLLSGKHLTSSAEKTCGVSEYRNFEEMEKVLSPEQMFTAKSFYTEALIPCSLHRATSLPVDALDV from the exons ATGGATGATCCAGCAAGCCCTGAACTTGATTCTTCTGAATTCGTTGAAATTGATCCTTCTGGGAGATACGGAAGA TACAATGAAATTCTCGGCAAAGGAGCTTCAAAGATTGT TTATAAAGCATTTGATGAGTATGAGGGAATTGAGGTGGCATGGAATCAGGTGAAGCTTTATGATTTTCTTCAAAGTCCTGATGATCTTGAGCGACTCTACTGTGAAATTCACCTTCTCAAGACgttaaaacatgaaaacatcATGAAATTCTACACTTCTTGGGTTGATACTGTTAACAGAAACATCAACTTTGTCACTGAGATGTTCACCTCTGGTACTCTTAGACA GTATAGGCTCAAACATAAGAGAGTAAATATTAGAGCTGTGAAGAATTGGTGTAGGCAGATTTTGAGAGGACTTTTCTATCTCCATAGCCATAATCCCCCTGTAATTCACAGAGATCTCAAGTGTGATAACATTTTTGTCAATGGCAACACTGGAGAAGTTAAGATTGGTGATCTTGGCCTTGCTGCAATCCTTAAGAAGTCCTATGCCGCCCGTTGCGTTG GAACGCCGGAGTTCATGGCTCCAGAGGTCTACGAAGAGGAATATAACGAATTAGTTGATATATATTCGTTTGGAATGTGTTTGCTGGAAATGGTCACTCTTGAGTATCCATATAGTGAATGCAATCACCCTGCACAGATATACAAGAAAGTTGTATCC GGAAAAAAGCCAGAATCTTTATATAAAGTAGAAGATCCTGAGGTGCGAGAATTTGTTGAGAAATGTCTAGCAAGTGTGTCAAGCAGACTCTCTGCCAGAGAGCTTTTGGAGGATCCTTTTCTTCAAATTCATGATTATGGATCGGATTTCAGGTCGTTAGAGTATCAAGATGATTTGAATCAACTGAATCCGCCTCTAGTAAGACAACCGTACTATGGAATTGATCACAACAATAGCAATTCAACCAATGGTTACTCCCATTATCCTGGTTATGATCCGGAGAATGAATTAGAATATCATCAGCTCGAGTTTCAGCCAAGCGAATTCGATCTCTTCTCTTGTCAAGAGGATGACCATCCGGAAAATGTTGACATTACAATCAAGGGTAGGAGGAGAGAGGATGATAACATCTTTTTAAGGCTCAGAATTGCAGATGAAGAAG GTCGCGTTCGAAACATCTATTTTCCCTTCGATATTGAGAATGACACTGCATTGAGTGTTGCAGCTGAAATGGTTTCGGAGCTTGATATTACTGACCAAGATGTGTTAAAGATAGCAGATATGATTGATACCGAAATTGCAACATTAGTGCCGGAATGGAAAAGGGAGCAGGGGAAAGAGGAAGATCCACATGACATGAATTCAACTTCCTGTCATAAATGTGCTTCCCTAACTAACCGATTAGATCAGGTTTCCTCAAATAGTCCAAGTGCCAAAAACTTGCAAGTTCTTCAGTGTTCGAAGCACGGATATGCCAATACACATGGCCGATTCGAGCAGATCACTTACCAAGTTGAAGGCCAAGAAGAATGCTCCACTGCAGAATGTCCGCCAATTTCATCAAGTGATCAAACGAATGGCAAATGTTATACTGACATCTGGGCTCAACGAGAATCACCGGAAATAAGTTCAGAAGAACCAAAAGAGATCCATTGTGATGAAGGGCAAGATGCATTACAAAAATCAGTCTCGGAAAAGGAAGAACGAATCATCAACATGGATAGCCTATGCGAATCCGATACAAGAAACCACGTCTCAAGTCGTTCAGCGGGTTGTGCTCATTGGGATGACTATGAAAATGAAATTAGGCAAGAACTGAGATGGCTTAAAGCCAAGTATCAGATGCAGTTAAGGGAGCTTCGAGACCAACAAATGCGAGTCAAATTGCACTCTTCGAGCCTAGACCCCGATTCGTTTGACACGGATCAAAACAAAGATAAAGGAGTTCCTTTGCTTTCAATGTTCACTAAAGCAAAGAGAGATAAATTCAAACCCTCCCTGCAATCTCTTCTGTCAGGGAAGCATTTAACTTCAAGTGCAGAGAAGACATGTGGCGTTTCCGAATATCGAAATTTTGAGGAAATGGAGAAGGTATTAAGCCCTGAGCAAATGTTCACTGCAAAGAGTTTCTATACAGAAGCTTTAATTCCATGTTCTCTGCACAGAGCAACATCTCTTCCAGTTGATGCTTTAGATGTTTAG
- the LOC136219741 gene encoding serine/threonine-protein kinase WNK1-like isoform X2, which translates to MAPEVYEEEYNELVDIYSFGMCLLEMVTLEYPYSECNHPAQIYKKVVSGKKPESLYKVEDPEVREFVEKCLASVSSRLSARELLEDPFLQIHDYGSDFRSLEYQDDLNQLNPPLVRQPYYGIDHNNSNSTNGYSHYPGYDPENELEYHQLEFQPSEFDLFSCQEDDHPENVDITIKGRRREDDNIFLRLRIADEEGRVRNIYFPFDIENDTALSVAAEMVSELDITDQDVLKIADMIDTEIATLVPEWKREQGKEEDPHDMNSTSCHKCASLTNRLDQVSSNSPSAKNLQVLQCSKHGYANTHGRFEQITYQVEGQEECSTAECPPISSSDQTNGKCYTDIWAQRESPEISSEEPKEIHCDEGQDALQKSVSEKEERIINMDSLCESDTRNHVSSRSAGCAHWDDYENEIRQELRWLKAKYQMQLRELRDQQMRVKLHSSSLDPDSFDTDQNKDKGVPLLSMFTKAKRDKFKPSLQSLLSGKHLTSSAEKTCGVSEYRNFEEMEKVLSPEQMFTAKSFYTEALIPCSLHRATSLPVDALDV; encoded by the exons ATGGCTCCAGAGGTCTACGAAGAGGAATATAACGAATTAGTTGATATATATTCGTTTGGAATGTGTTTGCTGGAAATGGTCACTCTTGAGTATCCATATAGTGAATGCAATCACCCTGCACAGATATACAAGAAAGTTGTATCC GGAAAAAAGCCAGAATCTTTATATAAAGTAGAAGATCCTGAGGTGCGAGAATTTGTTGAGAAATGTCTAGCAAGTGTGTCAAGCAGACTCTCTGCCAGAGAGCTTTTGGAGGATCCTTTTCTTCAAATTCATGATTATGGATCGGATTTCAGGTCGTTAGAGTATCAAGATGATTTGAATCAACTGAATCCGCCTCTAGTAAGACAACCGTACTATGGAATTGATCACAACAATAGCAATTCAACCAATGGTTACTCCCATTATCCTGGTTATGATCCGGAGAATGAATTAGAATATCATCAGCTCGAGTTTCAGCCAAGCGAATTCGATCTCTTCTCTTGTCAAGAGGATGACCATCCGGAAAATGTTGACATTACAATCAAGGGTAGGAGGAGAGAGGATGATAACATCTTTTTAAGGCTCAGAATTGCAGATGAAGAAG GTCGCGTTCGAAACATCTATTTTCCCTTCGATATTGAGAATGACACTGCATTGAGTGTTGCAGCTGAAATGGTTTCGGAGCTTGATATTACTGACCAAGATGTGTTAAAGATAGCAGATATGATTGATACCGAAATTGCAACATTAGTGCCGGAATGGAAAAGGGAGCAGGGGAAAGAGGAAGATCCACATGACATGAATTCAACTTCCTGTCATAAATGTGCTTCCCTAACTAACCGATTAGATCAGGTTTCCTCAAATAGTCCAAGTGCCAAAAACTTGCAAGTTCTTCAGTGTTCGAAGCACGGATATGCCAATACACATGGCCGATTCGAGCAGATCACTTACCAAGTTGAAGGCCAAGAAGAATGCTCCACTGCAGAATGTCCGCCAATTTCATCAAGTGATCAAACGAATGGCAAATGTTATACTGACATCTGGGCTCAACGAGAATCACCGGAAATAAGTTCAGAAGAACCAAAAGAGATCCATTGTGATGAAGGGCAAGATGCATTACAAAAATCAGTCTCGGAAAAGGAAGAACGAATCATCAACATGGATAGCCTATGCGAATCCGATACAAGAAACCACGTCTCAAGTCGTTCAGCGGGTTGTGCTCATTGGGATGACTATGAAAATGAAATTAGGCAAGAACTGAGATGGCTTAAAGCCAAGTATCAGATGCAGTTAAGGGAGCTTCGAGACCAACAAATGCGAGTCAAATTGCACTCTTCGAGCCTAGACCCCGATTCGTTTGACACGGATCAAAACAAAGATAAAGGAGTTCCTTTGCTTTCAATGTTCACTAAAGCAAAGAGAGATAAATTCAAACCCTCCCTGCAATCTCTTCTGTCAGGGAAGCATTTAACTTCAAGTGCAGAGAAGACATGTGGCGTTTCCGAATATCGAAATTTTGAGGAAATGGAGAAGGTATTAAGCCCTGAGCAAATGTTCACTGCAAAGAGTTTCTATACAGAAGCTTTAATTCCATGTTCTCTGCACAGAGCAACATCTCTTCCAGTTGATGCTTTAGATGTTTAG